The sequence below is a genomic window from Methanomicrobiales archaeon.
TGGTACCCCCCCTCTTCGGCCTCCCTCGTCAGCCGCTCGTAGAGTCTCTCGATCGCCTCCTGATCGACGTCTTCCGCGTTCATGGACCCAGGGCCTCGCGGATCTGGTCGGCCCGGTAGCCGACGATCACCCTGTCATCGTCGATCACGATCGTCGGGAACGCCTGCTGGGATGTCAGCTGCGCAACCTCATCGATCGCCTGCGCCATCTCGTCTGCGTCCAGGAGATCGACGTACACGTACCGGAAGTCGACGCCGAGTTCCATCAGGAGCTGCTTGGTCTTCGCGCACCACCCGCAGGTGCTCAGCGCGTAGAGCCGCACCTTGCCCCTGTCCTTGCCCTCCACATGCGTCCACTGCATTGTGCCATCCTCTCCCCCGCCTATAGTCGCCCATGGTACTTAAGTCCACCCTCCCGACGCGCCGCCATCTCCCGCAGAGAGTTTTTATCCGCTCCCGTCACACCTTGTTCCCCATGGGAAACCTGAACGTCGTCGTACTCGGACAGAACGATTACGCCCGCGATCTGGGAAAGAAGGGTACATCGACGGATATCACCTTTTACAACCTGAAGAAAGGGGAGGATTCGGTCACGTTCCTGGAGCCGACGCGCT
It includes:
- a CDS encoding glutaredoxin family protein; the encoded protein is MQWTHVEGKDRGKVRLYALSTCGWCAKTKQLLMELGVDFRYVYVDLLDADEMAQAIDEVAQLTSQQAFPTIVIDDDRVIVGYRADQIREALGP